The Zonotrichia albicollis isolate bZonAlb1 chromosome 6, bZonAlb1.hap1, whole genome shotgun sequence genome window below encodes:
- the PITPNM1 gene encoding membrane-associated phosphatidylinositol transfer protein 1 isoform X2 gives MLIKEYHILLPMSLEEYQVAQLYMIQKKSREESSGEGSGVEILANRPYSDGPGGSGQYTHKIYHVGSHIPSWFRALLPKAALQVEEESWNAYPYTRTRYTCPFVEKFSIEIETYYRPDAGQQTNIFNLSAAEKRQRILDTINIVRDPISPGEYKPEEDPKLYHSSKTGRGPLGDDWLEAAAASGPLMCAYKLCKVEFRYWGMQSKIEQFIHDVGLRKVMLRAHRQAWCWQDEWTDLTMEDIRQLEEETARMLAQKMAKCGEGEEPPAAGVSPEGQPEPDGPGGQEEVELQAGTDTPSDDTFAKQWSTSSRSSYSSQHGGGVSPQSLSEWRMQNIARDSENSSEEEFFDAHEDLSDSDEVFAKEMTKWSSNDFLDTLERPAELDEALGDGASATKGDGEGLGTSSFPEGGTAESTEQMCRIHALFLILHSGNILDQGAGEPGSKQADVQTLAATFDAVTRVHFPEALGHVALRLVPCPPICAAAYALVSKLSPYSHDRDSLSSSQDHIPLAALPLLATSSGTYQQAVGTVITRANQAYTAFLHSGEGTGFCGQVVLLGDCVGGILGFDALCQSRAGSGGSRSSSRRGSLSTEPISPEQCGGLDPLADGTEGAPVLGQASPEAPGAQRDSQQHSSTSSLQASEAPLEAEAPRSSAMALDGGEGASTRLEFKVSGFFLFGSPLGLVLALRKTVMPALDVAQLRPACEQIYNLFHAADPCASRLEPLLAKAFHAVPPLSVPRYQKYPLGDGTSSLLAEALQTHSALFLPKVDVAAPPTPTGSFGGFWKGNEAAEPPTPASTSEVVKILERWWGPKRIDYSLYCPDALTAFPTITLPHLFHASYWESSDVVAFILRQVMEKEGPQPAESEESSIYSPAIPREKWQRKRTQVKIRNVTANHRACDVIVCEGKAQVLSGRFMYGPLDVVTLTGEKVDIYIMTQPLSGKWLYYGTEVTSGSGRVTFTIPPDKALAIGIYPVRMVVRGDHSYAEAYLTVVARGTESVVFSIDGSFTASVSIMGSDPKVRAGAVDVVRHWQDSGYMIIYVTGRPDMQKHRVVAWLSQHNFPHGAVSFCDGLTHDPLRQKAAFLQSLRTEAEISIVAGYGSTKDVSVYSSLGLAPAHIYIVGRAVKKFHNQCQFLSEGYVAHLAQLEAAALAHSPKGPPRPVLGKGTYGCPAPVDFLRKQSQLLRSRGSSQAERDGGPPSAPPGFSRTKPRSISLKLEGEE, from the exons ATGCTGATCAAGGAGTACCACATCCTGCTGCCCATGAGCCTGGAGGAGTACCAGGTGGCCCAGCTGTACATGATCCAG AAGAAGAGCCGGGAGGAGTCGAGTGGCGAGGGCAGCGGCGTGGAGATCCTGGCTAACCGGCCCTACAGCGATGGCCCTGGGGGCAGCGGCCAGTACACCCACAAGATCTACCACGTGGGCTCCCACATCCCCAGCTGGttccgggctctgctccccaaaGCCGCGCTCCAGGTGGAGGAGGAGTCCTGGAATGCTTATCCCTACACTCGCAccag GTACACATGTCCCTTCGTGGAGAAGTTTTCCATTGAGATCGAGACATACTACCGCCCGGATGCGGGGCAGCAGACCAACATCTTCAACCTGAGCGCCGCGGAGAAGAGGCAGAGGATTTTGG ACACCATCAACATTGTGCGTGATCCCATCTCCCCCGGGGAATACAAACCTGAGGAGGATCCCAAACTCTACCACTCATCCAAGACGGGCCGGGGGCCGCTGGGGGATGactggctggaggcagcagcagccagcggGCCCCTCATGTGCGCCTACAAGCTCTGCAAGGTGGAGTTCCGATACTGGGGGATGCAGTCCAAGATCGAGCAGTTCATCCATGACGTGG GCTTGAGGAAGGTGATGCTGCGCGCCCACCGCCAAGCCTGGTGCTGGCAGGACGAGTGGACGGACCTGACGATGGAGGACAtccggcagctggaggaggagacGGCGCGCATGCTGGCGCAGAAGATGGCCAAGTGTGGCGAGGGCGAGGAGCCACCGGCGGCTGGGGTCAGCCCCGAGGGACAGCCGGAGCCAGATGGTCCTGGTGGTCAGGAGGAGGttgagctgcaggcagggaccgATACCCCCTCGGATGATACCTTTGCCAAGCAGTGGTCCACCTCCTCCCGGTCTTCCTACTCTTCCCAGCATGGAG GGGGCGTGTCTCCTCAGAGCCTGTCGGAGTGGCGGATGCAGAACATTGCCCGGGACTCAGAGAACAGCTCCGAAGAGGAATTTTTCGATGCCCACG AGGATCTGTCTGACAGCGACGAGGTCTTTGCCAAGGAGATGACCAAGTGGAGCTCCAATGACTTCTTGGACACGCTTGAGCggccagcagagctggatgaggcactgg GGGATGGAGCCAGCGCCACCAAGGGCGATGGTGAAGGATTGGGAACATCCAGCTTCCCTGAG ggaggCACGGCAGAGAGCACGGAGCAGATGTGCCGGATCCACGcgctcttcctcatcctccacAGTGGGAACATCCTGGATCAGGGAGCGGGCGAGCCGGGCTCCAAGCAGGCGGATGTGCAGACTCTGGCAGCCACCTTTGATGCTGTCACCCGCGTCCACTTTCCCGAGGCACTGGGACATGTGGCCCTGCGCCTGGTGCCCTGCCCGCCCATCTGTGCTGCAGCCTACGCCCTTGTCTCCAA GCTCAGCCCTTACAGCCATGACAGGGACAGCCTGTCCAGCAGCCAGGACCACATCCCACTGGCAGCACTCCCACTGCTGGCCACCTCCTCAGGCACCTACCAGCAGGCCGTGGGCACCGTCATCACCCGTGCCAACCAGGCCTACACAGCCTTCCTGCACTCTGGAGAGGGCACTGGCTTCTGTGGCCAG gtggtgctgctgggggacTGTGTGGGCGGCatcctgggatttgatgccctatgccagagccgggcgggcTCGGGGGGCAGCCGGAGCAGCAGCCGCCGTGGCAGTCTG agcacagagcccatctccccagagcagtgTGGTGGCCTGGACCCGCTGGCTGATGGGACAGAGGGAGCGCCAGTATTGGGCCAGGCAAGCCCTgaagccccaggggcacagagggacagccagcagcacagctccacaAGCAG CCTGCAGGCCAGCGAGGCCCCACTGGAGGCAGAGGCACCCCGGAGCAGTGCCATGGCGCTGGATGGGGGAGAGGGTGCCAGCACCCGCCTCGAATTTAAGGTATCCGGCTTCTTCCTCTTCGGTTCCCCACTGGGGCTGGTGCTCGCGCTGCGCAAGACCGTCATGCCTGCTCTGGATG tggcCCAGCTGCGTCCTGCCTGTGAGCAGATCTACAACCTCTTCCACGCTGCCGATCCCTGCGCCTCCCGCCTGGAGCCCCTCCTGGCCAAGGCCTTCCATGCTGTGCCCCCACTCAGCGTGCCCCGATACCAGAAGTACCCCCTGGGTGATGGCACCTCGTCCCTGTTGG CGGAGGCCCTGCAGACACACTCTGCCCTGTTCCTGCCCAAAGTGGATGTGGCTGCTCCCCCTACCCCCACTGGCAGCTTTGGGGGCTTCTGGAAGGGCAATGAGGCGGCAGAGCCCCCCACTCCTGCCAGCACCAGCGAGGTTGTCAAGA ttCTGGAGCGCTGGTGGGGCCCGAAACGCATTGACTACTCTCTGTACTGCCCCGACGCCCTGACTGCCTTCCCCACCATCACCCTGCCCCACCTCTTCCACGCCAGCTACTGGGAATCCTCCGACGTAGTGGCCTTCATCCTGCGCCAG GTGATGGAGAAGGAGGGGCCACAGCCTGCCGAGAGCGAGGAGAGCTCCATCTACAGCCCCGCCATCCCGCGGGAGAAGTGGCAGCGCAAGCGCACCCAAGTGAAGATCCGG AACGTGACAGCCAACCACCGTGCCTGCGATGTCATTGTGTGTGAGGGCAAAGCGCAGGTCCTCAGTGGGCGCTTCATGTACGGACCCCTGGACGTGGTGACACTGACTGGGGAGAAG GTGGACATCTACATCATGACACAGCCACTGTCAGGGAAGTGGCTGTACTATGGCACCGAGGTGACGAGTGGCAGTGGGCGTGTGACCTTCACCATCCCTCCAGACAAGGCTCTGGCCATTGGGATCTACCCTGTGCGCATGGTGGTCAG AGGGGACCACAGCTATGCTGAGGCGTACCTGACCGTGGTGGCCCGTGGCACCGAGTCTGTTGTGTTCAGCATTGATGGCTCCTTCACTGCCAGCGTCTCCATCATGGGCAGTGACCCCAAAGTGCGGGCGGGGGCTGTGGACGTTGTAAG GCACTGGCAGGACTCGGGGTACATGATCATCTACGTGACGGGGCGCCCCGACATGCAGAAGCACCGCGTGGTGGCCTGGCTCTCGCAGCACAACTTCCCCCACGGCGCCGTGTCCTTCTGCGACGGGCTCACCCACGACCCGCTGCGCCAGAAAGCCgccttcctgcagagcctgCGCACCGAG gcagagatcTCCATAGTCGCTGGCTACGGCTCCACCAAGGATGTTTCCGTCTACAGCTCACTGGGACTTGCGCCAGCACACATCTACATTGTGGGACGGGCCGTCAAGAAGTTCCACAACCAGTGCCAG TTCCTCTCTGAGGGTTATGTTGCCCACCTGGCCCAGCTGGAAGCCGCAGCCCTGGCTCACTCCCCCAAGGGCCCCCCACGGCCTGTGCTGGGCAAAGGCACCTATGGCTGCCCGGCGCCTGTCGACTTCCTGCGGAAGCAGAGCCAGCTCCTGCGCTCCCGGGGCTCCAGCCA
- the NUDT8 gene encoding mitochondrial coenzyme A diphosphatase NUDT8, which translates to MAGPGGADGAGDAGDVLSGVSERRCRARLAAGGAGGAAAAAAVLVPLCSVRGRPALLFTLRSRRLAGPHSGDVSFPGGRRDPADGDAVATALRETREELGVAVAATSVWGQLRTLPDRHGMTVAPVVANLGPLEALTLNPNPDEVEEVFTLPLAHLLREENQGYTHFRTASGYGYTLPVFLNGPHKVWGLTAIITELTLELLLPGRYRRKTHVPPRKAPA; encoded by the exons ATGGCgggcccgggcggtgccgacGGTGCCGGGGACGCCGGGGATGTGCTGAGCGGCGTCAGCGAGCGGCGGtgccgggcgcggctggcggcggggggcgcggggggcgcggcggcggcggccgcggtgCTGGTGCCGCTATGCTCGGTGCGCGGCCGCCCCGCGCTGCTCTTCACgctccgctcccgccgcctcgcCGGCCCCCACAGCGGCGACGTCAG CTTCCCCGGTGGGCGGCGGGACCCGGCGGACGGGGACGCGGTGGCCACGGCTCTGCGGGAGACGcgggaggagctgggggtggcGGTGGCAGCCACCAGCGTCTGGGGACAGCTTCGGACGCTGCCCGACAGG CATGGAATGACCGTGGCGCCCGTTGTGGCCAACCTGGGGCCGCTGGAGGCCTTGACACTGAACCCCAACCCTGATGAG GTGGAGGAGGTGTTCACCCTGCCCCTGGCTCACCTGCTCCGCGAGGAGAACCAGGGCTACACCCACTTCCGCACGGCCAGCGGCTATGGATACACCCTGCCCGTGTTCCTCAACGGCCCCCACAAGGTCTGGGGGCTCACGGCCATCATCACCGAGctgaccctggagctgctgctgcccggccGCTACCGCAGGAAGACCCACGTGCCCCCGCGGAAAGCCCCGGCCTGA
- the NDUFV1 gene encoding NADH dehydrogenase [ubiquinone] flavoprotein 1, mitochondrial — translation MAGRQLLALRRLPAASFSTAPKKTQFGSLRDEDRIFTNLYGRHDWRLRGALRRGDWYKTKEILLKGVDWILGEIKTSGLRGRGGAGFPTGLKWSFMNKPSDGRPKYLVVNADEGEPGTCKDREIMRHDPHKLLEGCLVAGRAMGARAAYIYIRGEFYNEASNLQVAIREAYEAGLLGGDACGSGYAFDVFVVRGAGAYICGEETALIESIEGKQGKPRLKPPFPADVGVFGCPTTVANVETVSVAPTICRRGGAWFASFGRERNSGTKLFNISGHVNTPCTVEEEMSVPLKELIEKHAGGVRGGWDNLLAVIPGGSSTPLLPKSVCETVLMDFDSLVQAQSGLGTAAVIVMDKSTDIVKAIARLIEFYKHESCGQCTPCREGVDWMNKVMARFVRGDAQAAEIDALWEISKQIEGHTICALGDGAAWPVQGLIRHFRPELEERMRRYNEGKARAASA, via the exons ATGGCcggcaggcagctcctggcgCTGCGGCGCCTGCCCGCCGCCTCCTTCTCG ACGGCGCCCAAGAAGACGCAGTTCGGGTCGCTGCGGGATGAGGACCGGATCTTCACCAACCTCTACGGGCGGCACGACTGGCG GCTGCGGGGCGCGCTGCGCCGCGGGGACTGGTACAAGACGAAGGAGATCCTGCTCAAGGGCGTGGACTGGATCCTTGGCGAGATCAAGAcctcggggctgcggggccgcggcggCGCCGGGTTCCCCACCGGGCTCAAGTGGAGCTTCATGAACAAGCCCTCGGACGGGAG ACCCAAGTACCTGGTGGTGAACGCGGACGAGGGCGAGCCGGGCACCTGCAAGGACCGGGAGATCATGCGGCACGACCCGCACAAGCTGCTGGAGGGCTGCCTGGTGGCGGGGCGCGCCATGGGTGCCCGCGCCGCCTACATCTACATCCGCGGGGAGTTCTACAACGAGGCCTCCAACCTGCAG GTGGCCATCCGCGAGGCCTACGAGGCCGGGCTGCTGGGCGGCGACGCCTGCGGCTCGGGATACGCCTTTGACGTGTTCGTGGTGCGCGGCGCCGGCGCCTACATCTGCGGGGAGGAGACGGCGCTCATCGAATCCATCGAGGGCAAGCAGGGGAAGCCCCGCCTCAAGCCCCCCTTCCCCGCTGACGTGG GTGTGTTCGGCTGCCCCACCACGGTGGCCAACGTGGAGACGGTGTCGGTGGCCCCCACCATCTGCCGGCGCGGCGGCGCCTGGTTCGCCAGCTTTGGCCGGGAGCGGAACTCCGGCACCAAGCTCTTCAACATCTCGGGGCACGTCAACACGCCCTGCACGGTGGAGGAGGAGATGTCGGTGCCGCTGAAGGAGCTCATCGAGAAACACGCCG GAGGCGTCCGCGGGGGCTGGGACAACCTGCTGGCCGTCATCCCGGGCGGCTCCTCCACGCCGCTGCTGCCCAAGTCTGTGTGTGAGACCGTGCTGATGGACTTCGACTCCCTGGTGCAGGCGCAGAGCGGGCTGGGCACAGCCGCCGTCATCGTCATGGATAAATCG ACCGACATCGTCAAAGCCATCGCACGGCTGATCGAGTTCTACAAGCATGAGAGCTGTGGGCAGTGCACCCCGTGCCGGGAAG GTGTGGACTGGATGAACAAGGTGATGGCGCGGTTTGTGCGGGGCGACGCGCAGGCTGCTGAGATCGATGCGCTCTGGGAGATCAGCAAGCAGATCGAGGGACACACCATCTGCGCCCTGGGCGATGGCGCGGCCTGGCCCGTGCAG GGCCTCATCCGCCACTTCCGCCCCgagctggaggagaggatgCGGCGCTACAACGAGGGCAAAGCCCGAGCGGCATCGGCGTAA
- the LOC141729390 gene encoding calcium-binding protein 2-like produces the protein MFFLFRGPQRRSTGSPAPPACRGTPRRHGPGRRGARGSRPAPRLRGPGTAGTAGSQGRLSRSGASPVELQRPAQEPGPRPSPAFGQDGKPRSGAPGSGAGDPEDVLDAAQTPPMQGYSVLQGLVGPACIFLRQSIAITQRDRELRPEEIEELKQAFREFDKDHDGYISYKDLGECMRTMGYMPTEMELIELSQQITGGKVDFDDFVELMGPKMLAETADMIGIKELRDAFREFDSNGDGQISMAELREAMRKLLGQQLNYREVDEILKDVDLNGDGLVDFEEFVRMMSR, from the exons ATGTTCTTCCTCTTCCGCGGCCCGCAGCGGCGCAGCACTGGcagccccgcgccccccgcctgCCGGGGCACCCCCCGGCGCCACGGCCCCGGCCGGAGAGGGGCCCGCGGCTCCCGGCCGGCCCCTCGGCTCAGGGGTCCCGGCACCGCCGGCACTGCGGGCAGCCAGGGCAGATTAAGCCGTAGTGGTGCGTCCCCCGTGGAGCTTCAGCGGCCTGCCCAGGAGCCGGGGCCCCGGCCGTCCCCCGCTTTTGGGCAG GATGGGAAGCCGCGCTCGGGCGCTCCAGGCTCCGGCGCAGGGGACCCTGAGGACGTGCTGGACGCGGCGCAGACCCCCCCGATGCAGGGATACTcggtgctgcaggggctggtgggGCCGGCCTGCATCTTCCTGCGGCAGAGCATCGCCATCACCCAACGG GACCGGGAACTGCGGCCCGAGGAGATCGAAG agctgaaGCAGGCGTTCCGGGAGTTCGACAAGGACCACGACGGCTACATCAGCTACAAGGACCTGGGCGAGTGCATGCGGACCATGGGCTACATGCCGACGGAGATGGAGCTCATCGAGCTGTCCCAGCAGATCA CCGGGGGCAAGGTGGATTTTGATGATTTCGTGGAGCTGATGGGCCCCAAGATGCTGGCGGAGACGGCGGATATGATTGGGATCAAGGAGCTGCGTGACGCCTTCCGCGAG TTTGACAGCAATGGGGACGGACAGATCAGCATGGCGGAGCTGCGGGAGGCCATGCGCAagctcctggggcagcagctcaaCTATCGGGAGGTGGATGAGATCCTCAAGGACGTGGATCTCAATGGCGACGGCCTGGTGGACTTCGAAG AGTTTGTGCGGATGATGTCGCGCTGA
- the CDK2AP2 gene encoding cyclin-dependent kinase 2-associated protein 2: MSYKPIAPAPATPGAASASPAPPGPGAPSAATSVPSPSGSVPGAAAPFRPLFNDFGPPSMGYVQAMKPPGAQGSQSTYTDLLSVIEEMGKEIRPTYAGSKSAMERLKRGIIHARALVRECLAETERNART, from the exons ATGTCCTACAAGCCCATCGCTCCCGCCCCCGCTACCCCCGGAGCCGCCAGCGccagccccgccccgccggggcCCGGGGCACCGTCCGCCG CCACGAGTGTCCCGTCGCCCTCCGGTTCCGTCCCTGGCGCCGCCGCCCCTTTCCGGCCGCTCTTCAATGACTTCGGGCCGCCGTCCATGGGCTACGTGCAG GCCATGAAGCCCCCCGGGGCGCAGGGCTCGCAGAGCACCTACACGGACCTGCTCTCGGTCATCGAGGAGATGGGGAAGGAGATCCGGCCCACCTACGCCGGCAGCAAGAGCGCCATGGAGCGGCTGAAGCGGG GGATCATCCACGCCCGGGCGCTGGTCAGGGAGtgcctggcagagacagagcgAAACGCCCGCACGTAA
- the PITPNM1 gene encoding membrane-associated phosphatidylinositol transfer protein 1 isoform X1, whose product MLIKEYHILLPMSLEEYQVAQLYMIQKKSREESSGEGSGVEILANRPYSDGPGGSGQYTHKIYHVGSHIPSWFRALLPKAALQVEEESWNAYPYTRTRYTCPFVEKFSIEIETYYRPDAGQQTNIFNLSAAEKRQRILDTINIVRDPISPGEYKPEEDPKLYHSSKTGRGPLGDDWLEAAAASGPLMCAYKLCKVEFRYWGMQSKIEQFIHDVGLRKVMLRAHRQAWCWQDEWTDLTMEDIRQLEEETARMLAQKMAKCGEGEEPPAAGVSPEGQPEPDGPGGQEEVELQAGTDTPSDDTFAKQWSTSSRSSYSSQHGGGVSPQSLSEWRMQNIARDSENSSEEEFFDAHEDLSDSDEVFAKEMTKWSSNDFLDTLERPAELDEALGDGASATKGDGEGLGTSSFPEGGTAESTEQMCRIHALFLILHSGNILDQGAGEPGSKQADVQTLAATFDAVTRVHFPEALGHVALRLVPCPPICAAAYALVSKLSPYSHDRDSLSSSQDHIPLAALPLLATSSGTYQQAVGTVITRANQAYTAFLHSGEGTGFCGQVVLLGDCVGGILGFDALCQSRAGSGGSRSSSRRGSLSTEPISPEQCGGLDPLADGTEGAPVLGQASPEAPGAQRDSQQHSSTSSLQASEAPLEAEAPRSSAMALDGGEGASTRLEFKVSGFFLFGSPLGLVLALRKTVMPALDVAQLRPACEQIYNLFHAADPCASRLEPLLAKAFHAVPPLSVPRYQKYPLGDGTSSLLAEALQTHSALFLPKVDVAAPPTPTGSFGGFWKGNEAAEPPTPASTSEVVKILERWWGPKRIDYSLYCPDALTAFPTITLPHLFHASYWESSDVVAFILRQVMEKEGPQPAESEESSIYSPAIPREKWQRKRTQVKIRNVTANHRACDVIVCEGKAQVLSGRFMYGPLDVVTLTGEKVDIYIMTQPLSGKWLYYGTEVTSGSGRVTFTIPPDKALAIGIYPVRMVVRGDHSYAEAYLTVVARGTESVVFSIDGSFTASVSIMGSDPKVRAGAVDVVRHWQDSGYMIIYVTGRPDMQKHRVVAWLSQHNFPHGAVSFCDGLTHDPLRQKAAFLQSLRTEAEISIVAGYGSTKDVSVYSSLGLAPAHIYIVGRAVKKFHNQCQAVCVSCSSSLRVMLPTWPSWKPQPWLTPPRAPHGLCWAKAPMAARRLSTSCGSRASSCAPGAPARQSGMGGPPQHPPVFPGPSPAASASSWRVRSDGHVPLLPHP is encoded by the exons ATGCTGATCAAGGAGTACCACATCCTGCTGCCCATGAGCCTGGAGGAGTACCAGGTGGCCCAGCTGTACATGATCCAG AAGAAGAGCCGGGAGGAGTCGAGTGGCGAGGGCAGCGGCGTGGAGATCCTGGCTAACCGGCCCTACAGCGATGGCCCTGGGGGCAGCGGCCAGTACACCCACAAGATCTACCACGTGGGCTCCCACATCCCCAGCTGGttccgggctctgctccccaaaGCCGCGCTCCAGGTGGAGGAGGAGTCCTGGAATGCTTATCCCTACACTCGCAccag GTACACATGTCCCTTCGTGGAGAAGTTTTCCATTGAGATCGAGACATACTACCGCCCGGATGCGGGGCAGCAGACCAACATCTTCAACCTGAGCGCCGCGGAGAAGAGGCAGAGGATTTTGG ACACCATCAACATTGTGCGTGATCCCATCTCCCCCGGGGAATACAAACCTGAGGAGGATCCCAAACTCTACCACTCATCCAAGACGGGCCGGGGGCCGCTGGGGGATGactggctggaggcagcagcagccagcggGCCCCTCATGTGCGCCTACAAGCTCTGCAAGGTGGAGTTCCGATACTGGGGGATGCAGTCCAAGATCGAGCAGTTCATCCATGACGTGG GCTTGAGGAAGGTGATGCTGCGCGCCCACCGCCAAGCCTGGTGCTGGCAGGACGAGTGGACGGACCTGACGATGGAGGACAtccggcagctggaggaggagacGGCGCGCATGCTGGCGCAGAAGATGGCCAAGTGTGGCGAGGGCGAGGAGCCACCGGCGGCTGGGGTCAGCCCCGAGGGACAGCCGGAGCCAGATGGTCCTGGTGGTCAGGAGGAGGttgagctgcaggcagggaccgATACCCCCTCGGATGATACCTTTGCCAAGCAGTGGTCCACCTCCTCCCGGTCTTCCTACTCTTCCCAGCATGGAG GGGGCGTGTCTCCTCAGAGCCTGTCGGAGTGGCGGATGCAGAACATTGCCCGGGACTCAGAGAACAGCTCCGAAGAGGAATTTTTCGATGCCCACG AGGATCTGTCTGACAGCGACGAGGTCTTTGCCAAGGAGATGACCAAGTGGAGCTCCAATGACTTCTTGGACACGCTTGAGCggccagcagagctggatgaggcactgg GGGATGGAGCCAGCGCCACCAAGGGCGATGGTGAAGGATTGGGAACATCCAGCTTCCCTGAG ggaggCACGGCAGAGAGCACGGAGCAGATGTGCCGGATCCACGcgctcttcctcatcctccacAGTGGGAACATCCTGGATCAGGGAGCGGGCGAGCCGGGCTCCAAGCAGGCGGATGTGCAGACTCTGGCAGCCACCTTTGATGCTGTCACCCGCGTCCACTTTCCCGAGGCACTGGGACATGTGGCCCTGCGCCTGGTGCCCTGCCCGCCCATCTGTGCTGCAGCCTACGCCCTTGTCTCCAA GCTCAGCCCTTACAGCCATGACAGGGACAGCCTGTCCAGCAGCCAGGACCACATCCCACTGGCAGCACTCCCACTGCTGGCCACCTCCTCAGGCACCTACCAGCAGGCCGTGGGCACCGTCATCACCCGTGCCAACCAGGCCTACACAGCCTTCCTGCACTCTGGAGAGGGCACTGGCTTCTGTGGCCAG gtggtgctgctgggggacTGTGTGGGCGGCatcctgggatttgatgccctatgccagagccgggcgggcTCGGGGGGCAGCCGGAGCAGCAGCCGCCGTGGCAGTCTG agcacagagcccatctccccagagcagtgTGGTGGCCTGGACCCGCTGGCTGATGGGACAGAGGGAGCGCCAGTATTGGGCCAGGCAAGCCCTgaagccccaggggcacagagggacagccagcagcacagctccacaAGCAG CCTGCAGGCCAGCGAGGCCCCACTGGAGGCAGAGGCACCCCGGAGCAGTGCCATGGCGCTGGATGGGGGAGAGGGTGCCAGCACCCGCCTCGAATTTAAGGTATCCGGCTTCTTCCTCTTCGGTTCCCCACTGGGGCTGGTGCTCGCGCTGCGCAAGACCGTCATGCCTGCTCTGGATG tggcCCAGCTGCGTCCTGCCTGTGAGCAGATCTACAACCTCTTCCACGCTGCCGATCCCTGCGCCTCCCGCCTGGAGCCCCTCCTGGCCAAGGCCTTCCATGCTGTGCCCCCACTCAGCGTGCCCCGATACCAGAAGTACCCCCTGGGTGATGGCACCTCGTCCCTGTTGG CGGAGGCCCTGCAGACACACTCTGCCCTGTTCCTGCCCAAAGTGGATGTGGCTGCTCCCCCTACCCCCACTGGCAGCTTTGGGGGCTTCTGGAAGGGCAATGAGGCGGCAGAGCCCCCCACTCCTGCCAGCACCAGCGAGGTTGTCAAGA ttCTGGAGCGCTGGTGGGGCCCGAAACGCATTGACTACTCTCTGTACTGCCCCGACGCCCTGACTGCCTTCCCCACCATCACCCTGCCCCACCTCTTCCACGCCAGCTACTGGGAATCCTCCGACGTAGTGGCCTTCATCCTGCGCCAG GTGATGGAGAAGGAGGGGCCACAGCCTGCCGAGAGCGAGGAGAGCTCCATCTACAGCCCCGCCATCCCGCGGGAGAAGTGGCAGCGCAAGCGCACCCAAGTGAAGATCCGG AACGTGACAGCCAACCACCGTGCCTGCGATGTCATTGTGTGTGAGGGCAAAGCGCAGGTCCTCAGTGGGCGCTTCATGTACGGACCCCTGGACGTGGTGACACTGACTGGGGAGAAG GTGGACATCTACATCATGACACAGCCACTGTCAGGGAAGTGGCTGTACTATGGCACCGAGGTGACGAGTGGCAGTGGGCGTGTGACCTTCACCATCCCTCCAGACAAGGCTCTGGCCATTGGGATCTACCCTGTGCGCATGGTGGTCAG AGGGGACCACAGCTATGCTGAGGCGTACCTGACCGTGGTGGCCCGTGGCACCGAGTCTGTTGTGTTCAGCATTGATGGCTCCTTCACTGCCAGCGTCTCCATCATGGGCAGTGACCCCAAAGTGCGGGCGGGGGCTGTGGACGTTGTAAG GCACTGGCAGGACTCGGGGTACATGATCATCTACGTGACGGGGCGCCCCGACATGCAGAAGCACCGCGTGGTGGCCTGGCTCTCGCAGCACAACTTCCCCCACGGCGCCGTGTCCTTCTGCGACGGGCTCACCCACGACCCGCTGCGCCAGAAAGCCgccttcctgcagagcctgCGCACCGAG gcagagatcTCCATAGTCGCTGGCTACGGCTCCACCAAGGATGTTTCCGTCTACAGCTCACTGGGACTTGCGCCAGCACACATCTACATTGTGGGACGGGCCGTCAAGAAGTTCCACAACCAGTGCCAG gctgtctgtgtgtcctgcagTTCCTCTCTGAGGGTTATGTTGCCCACCTGGCCCAGCTGGAAGCCGCAGCCCTGGCTCACTCCCCCAAGGGCCCCCCACGGCCTGTGCTGGGCAAAGGCACCTATGGCTGCCCGGCGCCTGTCGACTTCCTGCGGAAGCAGAGCCAGCTCCTGCGCTCCCGGGGCTCCAGCCA